The sequence below is a genomic window from Rhodanobacteraceae bacterium.
CTGGTGCTGGTGGTGCCGGTGATGGTGAATCCGGAGGGCGGCGCGGCGAAACTCAGCGCGCCAACGGTCGCCACCGGGTCGACCCGCGGGTACTGCGGGCTGGCCGGGATGCGGTAGTCCAGGACCGGCTTGCCGGTGAACTCGAGCACATCCTCGAGCTGTGCCGGGGTGTAGACCAGCCCCCGGCCTTGCAGGAACTCGAGCACCACAGCGGCGCTGCCGGCGGCATAGGGCGTGGCCATCGAGGTGCCGCATTTGTCTTCCGCCACCGAACCATTCAGTCCGGTCGACGTGATCAGGCAACCGGGCGCGAGGAGGTCAACCAGTTCGCCCGCCCCCTGCACCGGCGTGGCATTGCTGTAGCAGCTGACTTTGTCCGGTGCGCCGTTGTCGGTGCAACTGCCGAACGACAGCGAGAAGCTGGCATCGCCGGTGGAACCGACGCCAATCGCACCGGTGATGCACGCGGGGCTGCCGACCATGTCGGTTTCGGCATCGTTGCCGGTGGCCACGAAGACCGCCGTTCCCTGGCCGTTGAGCGTCGCGAAGGCGCTGACGTAGGCAGCGCCATCGGCGTCGCAGGCGGCGTTGGTGGCGTAGTTGCCGCCGCCCAGGCTCATGTTCACCAGGTCGACCGCACCCGGCGTGGTCATGTTCAGGCCGATGATGTGGTTCAGCGCATTGAGGATGTTGGTGTCGCTGGTGTCGCCAGTGGTGAACACCTTGAGCGCGTGGAACTGCGCATCGGGAGCGACGCCCTGGGGGCCGGTGATGATGCCGGCCACATGGGTACCGTGGCCGTCCTGGTCCTCGGCGCTGGTGGCGCCGCCGATGCAGTCGTTCTCGGTGCGGAAGCAGGCCTGGCCGACGAGATCGTCGGCGAGAGCCGGATGCACCACGCCGGCATTGCTGTCGACGCCGGTGTCGATGATCGCGACCACCTGGCCGTCGCCGGTGTAGCCACTGGCGTGCAGCAGGGCGACATTGGTGACGGCGTTCGCCTCGACCATCGTCTTGCGCACCACGCGATCGCGGTTGATCGCGACCACCCCCGGAGTGCGCCGCAGGATTTCCAGCGAATTGCTGTTGATCTTGAGTGAGACGGCACGAATGCGATCGAAGCTGGCCACCTGCTCGAACGAGCCGACGGGCAGTCGAGCGAGCACCTGCTCGCGCGCACTGCGAACTTGCGCCGGCTGCGGCACCACATCGCGGGATCCCGGGGTTTCGAAGCTGACAATGACCCTTTCCGTGGGCGGCGTGCCACGCTCCTCGCTGGCGAGTGCCCGCAGCAGGTCCGGTGAAACCCGCGCCAGGGCTGCCTGTGCATTCGCACCGGCATGCGCCAGAAGCAGGGTCAGGGAAAGGGCCAGCGCGACGCAACGACGAAGCACAGGCATGCGGCGTCTCCATTCCAGTCGGACGGGGGCCCGGCGGCACCCGGACAAAGCATGCCGCAAATTCCGGTTCTCGGCATCCAGTGATCGGGCGCAGGCGCCCCTTCCGGTCGCTCCCTCCGCCGTCAGGCTGCCGCGCTTACAACCAGTCCTTCATCCGGAACCACAGCATGGCCAGCACCAGCGCCGGCGTGCGCAGCGCGCGGCCGCCGGGGAACTTGTGGTGCGGAATTCGCGCGTATACGTCCAGGCGCGTAGCCTGGCCGTGGATGGCCTCGGCGATCACCCGTCCCGCCAGGCCCGTGGCCGCGATGCCGTGTCCCGAGAAACCCTGGGCGAAATAGAGGTTGGGCGAGATCCGGCCCCAGTGGGGTGCGCGGCTCATGCTGATGTCGACATAGCCGCCCCAGACGTGGTCGACGTCGAGGTCTTTCAGCTGCGGGAAGACCTGGTGCATGCGCGCACGCATCCGCGGCCCGAGGGCCGGCGGGTCGATGCCCGAGTAGCTGACGCGTCCGCCAAACAGCATCCGGTGATCGGATGACAGGCGGAAATAGTCGAGCACGAAGTTGATATCGGCCACCGCCATGCCGTTGCGGATCAGCGCCTGCGCGCGCTCCGCGCCGAGCGGCTGGCTGGCGCAGATATAGGTGCCGACCGGCATGATGCGGTCTTCCAGCTGCGGCACCAGACCAGTCAGCCAGGCATTGCCGGCGAGAACGCCGAAGCGCGCGCGCACCTCGCCGCCCTCGCAACCGAACACCACCTCGCTGCCTTCGACGATGCGCGTGACGCGGCTGCCCTCGCGGATACGCACGCCCAGCGACAACGCCGCGCGCGCCAGCCCCAGGGTGTAGTTCAACGGGGGGAGGTGGGCGCTGCGTGGGTCATACAGCAGCGCCGCGTAGCGTTCCGTCGACAGCGTCTGCTGCAGCCTGGCGCGGTCCCAGAGCTCGGTGCCGGTGTAGCCGTAGTTCTCCACCAGGTCGTGCTGCCAGTGCTTGAGCTCCTCGACCTGGCGCGGCTTGATCGCCACGTGCGCATGGCCGGGCCGAAGATCGCAGTCGATCGCGTAGCGCCGGCAGCGCTCGGCGATCAGGTCGACGCCCTCGACCGACCAGTCGAACAGCTTGCGCGCATCGTCGATGCCGATCTGGCGGGCGATCTTCCCCATCTCGCAGCCGTAGCCGAAGATCGCCTGTCCGCCGCTGCGCCCGGATGCGCCCCAGCCCACCCGCTCGCCCTCCAGCACCACCACCGAGTAGCCGCGCTCGGCCAGTTCGATCGCGGTGGACAAGCCGCAGATCCCGCCGCCGAGCACCACCACATCCGCGCGCAGGCTGCCCTGCAGCGCCGGGTGATCGGGCGCGGCCTGGGCGGTTGCGGAGTACCAGGAGGGATGTGGGCCTGCGGCATGATCTGCCTCATTCAACGCGGGAACGTGACTCAGGCCCGTCGGACCGGTTAAACGCGGAGACGCTGAGGACGCGGAGAAGAGCAGGAGAAAAGCGGCAGGGATTTAGTGAGTGCGCCGAATCCCTCGCTTCAATGCTTTTCTCCGCGCCCTCCGCGTCTCCGCGTTTAACCGGTCAGTTGGAACCTCAAACCTGCCGCAAGTACCACTCGTATTCGAGGGTCGTGACTTCGCGGTAGAATCTCTGCTGCTCCTTGAGCTTCTGCTGGCCGTAGATGTGGCGGAACTCGGCGCCGAAGGTGTCGGCAATGAACTCGCTGCGCATGAAATCGGCGATGGTGTCGCGCCAGTAGAGTGTGCGCGGCTCGGTCTGTTCGTAGGCGTTGCCGACAATCGGCGGGCCGGGGTCGAAGCCGCCCTCCAGTCCGTGCAGCATGCCGGCGAGCACCGCGGCCGTCACCAGGTAGGGGTTCGCGTCGGCGCCGGCAATGCGGTGTTCGATGCGGGTGTTGGCCGGGTCGCTATGCGGGATGCGCATCGCCACCGTGCGGTTGTTGTAGCCCCAGCAGTCATTCAACGGCACGAAGGCGTTGAGCACGAAGCGGCGGTAGCTGTTGGCATGCGGCGCGAACATCAGCATGCAGTCGCTGGAGGTGCGCTGCAGGCCGCCGATGGCCGCGAGCATCGCCGGGCTTGGCGTCTCCGGCGTGCCGGCGAAGACATTGCGGCCTTCGCGGTCGAGCAGGCTGACATGGATATGCGTGCCGCTGCCGGCCTGGTCCACGAAAGGCTTGGCCATGAAGCTGGCGATCATCTTCTGCTGCCCGGCGACCGCCTTGATCGCGCGCTTGAGGTAGATCGCGTCATCGCATGCGGCCAGCGCGTCGGCGCGGTGCTTGAGGTTGATCTCGAACTGCCCCGGCGCGTACTCGGCCACCGCGGTGTCGGCCGGAATGCCCTGGGCGCGGCAGACGTCGGCGAGCACATCGGTGTAGGCCTGGTAATCGTTCAGGTCTTCCATGTAGTAGACCTGCGTGGTGCGGTTGCGCTGCCCGGTGGCCGGGTTGATCGAGGTCTGCGGGCGGCCGTCCACCAGGAGGTCCGCATCGAGCAGGTAGAACTCCAGTTCCACCGCCACCACCGGCGTCAGCCCCAGCGCCTGGTAACGCAGCAGGACCCGCCGCAGCACCTCGCGCGGGTTGGCGATGAACTGGCCGCCCTGCGCGTCCTCCATCGACAGCAGCACCTGCGCCATCGGCTTGCGCTGCCACGGAATCGGCCGCAGCGTGCCCGGCACCGGGCGGCAGATGCGGTCTTCGTCGCCGATGTCGTAGCCCAGCCCGGTTTCCTCCACCGTGTTGCCGGTGATGTCGGTGGCGATCAGCGACATCGGCAGGCACACCCCGGACTGATAGATCTTGCCGAGCGCATCGCGCGTCACCCGCTTGCCGCGCAGCAGGCCATTCAGATCGGGCAGGATCAGGTCGATCATCTCGCAGCCGGGAATCTGCGTCAGGACCGCCGCATCGGCGGCCGGCAGGGCGTGTTCGGACATGATCGAAGCACCGTCTGGAGGTCGCCCGATGCTAACAGAGCCGGGCGCGGCGTAAAAAATACTCATCAGGGGGAAGAGGCAGGAGCGGGGCTGGGGGCTAGGGGTTGGGGCGTGTGCGCGGAGTGGAGACGCAGACTTGCATGCTCCCCGCACGCGCTTGAAAGCGCACTCCGCGGACCATCGATCTGGCCACGACTCCTCGCGTACACGCCCCAGCCCCCAACCCCCAGCCCCGCTCTTTCTTCCCTCCCCCGTTGAAAAAAAACATCATCCCGCGTACCTTGCGGCAACTCGTAACGGGGCCCTCGCATGGCGGGACCAGCGCTCATTGGCGTGCCTTCCGATCGTCGACAGATCGAACCGCACCCGTTCCAGGCAGTCGGCGAGAAGTACGTCCGCGCGATCATCGACGCCCAGGTCGGCGTGCCGCTGCTGCTTCCCTCGCTGGATCCGCCGCTGGACCTCGAAGCGCTGCTGCCCCGGTTCGACGGGATCTTCCTGACCGGCTCGCCGAGCAACATCGAGCCGCATCACTACAGCGACGAGCCGAGTTGGGAAGGCAACCTGCACGATCCGCACCGCGATGCGACCACGCTGTCGCTGGTGCAAATCGCGGTGCGCCATCGGATTCCGCTGCTGGCCGTGTGCCGCGGGCTGCAGGAGGTCAACGTGGCCTTCGGTGGCACCCTGCTGCAGAAGGTGCACGAGACCATCGGCCACCACGACCACCGCGAGGACAAGACCCAGCCGCTCGATGTGCAGTACGCACCGGCGCATTCGATCACGCTGACGCCGGGCGGCATGCTCCACGCCGTCGCCGGCGCTGATGACGTGATGGTCAACTCGCTGCACGGCCAGGGCATCGCTCGTCTTGGCGATGGTCTGGTCGTCGAGGCGCGCGCGCCGGATGGACTGATTGAAGCAGTGCGCCTCGCCAGCGACGACACTTTCCTGCTGGCAGTGCAGTGGCACCCGGAATGGAAAGTGCGCGAGAACCCCTTCTACCTCGGCATCTTCGAACGCTTCGCTGCGGCGGTGCGAGCGCGGGCCGCATCGAGAAGCTGACATGGCCCGCAAGAAAGCCGCCAAGCGCCAGACCGAAGAGCAGCAGGAAAGCACGCTCAAGCTGTGGCTGAAGGAACGCCGGATCACCGAAGTCGAATGCCTGGTACCGGACCTCACCGGCAACGCGCGCGGCAAGATCATCCCGGCCGCCAAG
It includes:
- a CDS encoding gamma-glutamyl-gamma-aminobutyrate hydrolase family protein codes for the protein MAGPALIGVPSDRRQIEPHPFQAVGEKYVRAIIDAQVGVPLLLPSLDPPLDLEALLPRFDGIFLTGSPSNIEPHHYSDEPSWEGNLHDPHRDATTLSLVQIAVRHRIPLLAVCRGLQEVNVAFGGTLLQKVHETIGHHDHREDKTQPLDVQYAPAHSITLTPGGMLHAVAGADDVMVNSLHGQGIARLGDGLVVEARAPDGLIEAVRLASDDTFLLAVQWHPEWKVRENPFYLGIFERFAAAVRARAASRS
- a CDS encoding glutamine synthetase; the encoded protein is MSEHALPAADAAVLTQIPGCEMIDLILPDLNGLLRGKRVTRDALGKIYQSGVCLPMSLIATDITGNTVEETGLGYDIGDEDRICRPVPGTLRPIPWQRKPMAQVLLSMEDAQGGQFIANPREVLRRVLLRYQALGLTPVVAVELEFYLLDADLLVDGRPQTSINPATGQRNRTTQVYYMEDLNDYQAYTDVLADVCRAQGIPADTAVAEYAPGQFEINLKHRADALAACDDAIYLKRAIKAVAGQQKMIASFMAKPFVDQAGSGTHIHVSLLDREGRNVFAGTPETPSPAMLAAIGGLQRTSSDCMLMFAPHANSYRRFVLNAFVPLNDCWGYNNRTVAMRIPHSDPANTRIEHRIAGADANPYLVTAAVLAGMLHGLEGGFDPGPPIVGNAYEQTEPRTLYWRDTIADFMRSEFIADTFGAEFRHIYGQQKLKEQQRFYREVTTLEYEWYLRQV
- a CDS encoding FAD-binding oxidoreductase, with protein sequence MSHVPALNEADHAAGPHPSWYSATAQAAPDHPALQGSLRADVVVLGGGICGLSTAIELAERGYSVVVLEGERVGWGASGRSGGQAIFGYGCEMGKIARQIGIDDARKLFDWSVEGVDLIAERCRRYAIDCDLRPGHAHVAIKPRQVEELKHWQHDLVENYGYTGTELWDRARLQQTLSTERYAALLYDPRSAHLPPLNYTLGLARAALSLGVRIREGSRVTRIVEGSEVVFGCEGGEVRARFGVLAGNAWLTGLVPQLEDRIMPVGTYICASQPLGAERAQALIRNGMAVADINFVLDYFRLSSDHRMLFGGRVSYSGIDPPALGPRMRARMHQVFPQLKDLDVDHVWGGYVDISMSRAPHWGRISPNLYFAQGFSGHGIAATGLAGRVIAEAIHGQATRLDVYARIPHHKFPGGRALRTPALVLAMLWFRMKDWL